A portion of the Calothrix sp. 336/3 genome contains these proteins:
- a CDS encoding carboxymuconolactone decarboxylase family protein has protein sequence MSNLIEYEDASEEVRAVYDDIRTTRQTEYINNFWKALANHPPTLRRTWETLKEVMGSSGEIDPLTRELIYIAVSVTNGCEYCIASHTAAARAKGMSDKMFGELMAITGTANMTNRLANGYQIPVDEQFKNT, from the coding sequence ATGAGCAACCTCATCGAATATGAAGACGCAAGCGAAGAAGTGCGAGCGGTATATGACGATATCCGCACCACCAGACAAACTGAATATATCAATAACTTTTGGAAAGCATTAGCAAACCATCCTCCTACTTTACGCAGAACTTGGGAAACTTTGAAAGAAGTGATGGGAAGTTCCGGTGAAATCGATCCGTTGACGCGAGAATTGATTTATATTGCTGTTAGCGTTACAAATGGTTGCGAATATTGTATTGCTTCCCATACAGCAGCAGCACGTGCTAAAGGTATGAGCGATAAAATGTTTGGCGAACTAATGGCAATTACAGGTACTGCGAATATGACAAATCGGTTAGCAAATGGTTATCAAATTCCTGTTGACGAGCAGTTTAAAAATACGTAA